In one window of Protaetiibacter larvae DNA:
- a CDS encoding FHA domain-containing protein translates to MERRSRTRWRLELDGGIEFPLTATTVVLGRNPASGDPDIQDIAVPDATRTLSKVHARLRRDGEEWTVTDLKSTNGVVVVADDGTETELEPGASVAVTGEFFLGEVGMRIVAVR, encoded by the coding sequence GTGGAGCGCCGATCGCGCACCCGGTGGCGCCTGGAGCTCGACGGCGGCATCGAGTTCCCGCTCACCGCGACGACCGTCGTGCTGGGGCGCAACCCCGCGAGCGGCGACCCCGACATCCAGGACATCGCCGTGCCCGACGCCACCCGCACGCTCTCGAAGGTGCACGCCCGCCTGCGCCGCGACGGTGAGGAGTGGACGGTCACCGACCTGAAGTCGACCAACGGTGTGGTCGTCGTGGCCGATGACGGCACCGAGACGGAGCTCGAGCCCGGTGCGAGCGTCGCCGTGACGGGCGAGTTCTTCCTCGGTGAGGTGGGGATGCGGATCGTCGCCGTGCGCTGA
- a CDS encoding GspE/PulE family protein: MASLSEILIIRGQLPITSIDTAAAGSDADEDQIRGLVAQGVLSESQVASARAAQLNLPFVDLTEYPVDHSAVSLVPIGLLRRHNILPIGRDGDRLLLAMADPQDVLALDDIRAAVRISVRPVVAERQDLMNAIARFVRADGELNDLTSAIQEETGETSTDLAVQEVEDDAPIVRFVNLLISQAIQDHASDIHIEPAEHDMHVRYRIDGVLHEMQRAPKSIQNGVISRLKIMSDIDIAERRKPQDGRLSVMHGGRKIDLRVATLPTVYGEKVVMRILDNSATQLGIQQMAMLDHNLDRFKKSYSKPYGMILVTGPTGSGKSTTLYTTLNEVAKPEINVITVEDPVEYRLPGINQVQVNVKAGLTFASALRSILRSDPDVVLLGEIRDKETAQIAIEASLTGHLVLSTLHTNDAPSAVTRLIEMDIEPFLVGSALDCVVAQRLARRLCDKCKQPYHHGAEELAALGFGYDPRMGMPTLFRPVGCQHCSNTGYRGRMALHEVMSVSEDIERLAVQRASSADIGRVAVGQGMATLRQDGWAKALLGMTSIEEILRVVA; this comes from the coding sequence ATGGCCTCCCTTTCTGAGATCCTGATCATCCGCGGTCAGCTGCCGATCACGAGCATCGACACGGCGGCCGCCGGGTCCGACGCCGACGAGGACCAGATCCGCGGCCTCGTCGCCCAGGGCGTGCTCTCCGAGAGCCAGGTGGCGTCGGCACGGGCGGCCCAGCTGAACCTGCCGTTCGTCGACCTCACCGAGTACCCGGTCGACCACTCGGCCGTCTCGCTCGTGCCGATCGGGCTGCTGCGGCGCCACAACATCCTGCCCATCGGCCGCGACGGCGACCGCCTGCTGCTCGCGATGGCCGACCCGCAGGACGTGCTCGCCCTCGATGACATCCGTGCCGCCGTGCGCATCTCCGTGCGCCCCGTGGTGGCCGAGCGCCAGGACCTCATGAACGCGATCGCGCGCTTCGTGCGTGCCGACGGTGAGCTCAACGACCTCACCTCCGCGATTCAGGAGGAGACCGGCGAAACGTCGACCGACCTTGCGGTGCAGGAGGTCGAGGACGACGCGCCGATCGTGCGTTTCGTGAACCTGCTCATCAGCCAGGCGATCCAGGACCACGCATCCGACATCCACATCGAGCCGGCCGAGCACGACATGCACGTGCGGTACCGCATCGACGGCGTGCTGCACGAGATGCAGCGGGCGCCCAAGTCGATCCAGAACGGCGTCATCAGCCGCCTCAAGATCATGAGCGACATCGATATCGCCGAGCGTCGCAAGCCGCAGGACGGCCGCCTGTCGGTCATGCACGGCGGCCGCAAGATCGACCTCCGTGTCGCGACCCTGCCGACGGTGTACGGCGAGAAGGTCGTCATGCGTATCCTCGACAACTCGGCGACGCAGCTCGGCATCCAGCAGATGGCGATGCTCGACCACAACCTCGACCGCTTCAAGAAGTCGTACTCGAAGCCCTACGGCATGATCCTCGTGACCGGCCCGACGGGTTCCGGTAAGTCCACGACGCTCTACACGACCCTCAACGAGGTTGCGAAGCCCGAGATCAACGTCATCACGGTCGAAGACCCGGTGGAGTACCGACTCCCCGGCATCAACCAGGTGCAGGTGAACGTCAAGGCGGGCCTCACCTTCGCGAGCGCGCTGCGCAGCATCCTGCGGTCCGACCCGGACGTCGTGCTGCTCGGTGAGATCCGCGACAAGGAGACGGCGCAGATCGCCATCGAGGCGTCGCTCACCGGTCACCTCGTGCTCTCCACGCTGCACACCAACGACGCGCCGAGCGCGGTCACGCGGCTCATCGAGATGGACATCGAGCCGTTCCTCGTGGGCTCCGCGCTGGACTGCGTGGTCGCCCAGCGTCTTGCGCGGCGCCTGTGCGACAAGTGCAAGCAGCCGTACCATCACGGTGCCGAGGAGCTCGCCGCGCTCGGGTTCGGTTACGACCCGCGGATGGGCATGCCCACGCTGTTCCGCCCGGTGGGCTGCCAGCACTGCTCGAACACCGGCTACCGCGGACGCATGGCGCTGCACGAGGTGATGTCGGTGAGCGAGGACATCGAACGCCTGGCCGTTCAGCGCGCCTCGAGTGCCGACATCGGCCGGGTCGCGGTCGGGCAGGGAATGGCCACGCTCCGTCAGGACGGGTGGGCGAAGGCCCTGCTCGGCATGACGAGCATCGAGGAGATCCTGCGCGTCGTCGCATAA
- a CDS encoding type IV pilus twitching motility protein PilT gives MSNNIYEIPLTDPAAPPFGVPGTGGTLPPPHAELPPNAAPTTDFSRLPPPGAAPGDAAPPPVREPQAFGAPAYGAPAPEAYPVPLGGSVPPIPSGFGAIPGLTPAPEPESAVPDFAAAPPPPPPLPAAPAPTVDPSSVFIDDEFARAARVNADPDLLHCLQEVLLAGASDLHVSVGTPPLLRIDGTLMPVHGQDYWDRERTATALYSILSAAQRATFDEHLELDFAFTLSANARFRVNFYQQRGALGGAFRIIPTEIKQLSQLGVPDQIGEFSKLPRGLVLVTGPTGSGKSTTLAALVDLVNQTRADHIVTVEDPIEFLHTNKKALVNQREVGADTHSFGAALKHVLRQDPDVILIGELRDLETISVALTAAETGHLVFATLHTQNAGATIDRVIDVFPPHQQDQIRIQLAATLQGVVCQTLVKRASGSGRAVATEIMITTPAIANLIREGKTHQVRSALQAGRQFGMQTMDQHLAELVNSGVVSYGAAAEKAQDMEDFKRLVHRSDAVAQL, from the coding sequence GTGAGCAACAACATCTACGAGATCCCGTTGACGGATCCCGCGGCACCGCCGTTCGGCGTGCCGGGGACCGGCGGCACTCTGCCGCCGCCGCACGCCGAGCTGCCGCCGAACGCGGCACCGACGACCGACTTCTCGCGCCTGCCCCCGCCGGGTGCGGCGCCGGGAGATGCTGCGCCGCCGCCGGTGCGTGAACCGCAGGCGTTCGGTGCGCCGGCGTACGGTGCGCCCGCGCCCGAGGCCTACCCCGTCCCGCTGGGCGGGTCCGTTCCTCCGATCCCGTCCGGGTTCGGGGCGATCCCCGGGTTGACGCCGGCGCCGGAGCCCGAGTCGGCCGTGCCCGACTTCGCGGCGGCGCCCCCGCCGCCGCCTCCGCTTCCGGCGGCTCCCGCGCCGACCGTCGACCCGAGCTCGGTGTTCATCGACGACGAGTTCGCCCGCGCTGCCCGCGTGAACGCCGACCCCGACCTGCTGCACTGCCTGCAGGAGGTGCTCCTGGCGGGTGCCTCCGACCTGCACGTCTCGGTGGGGACTCCGCCGCTGCTGCGCATCGACGGCACGCTCATGCCGGTGCACGGGCAGGACTACTGGGACCGCGAGCGAACCGCCACGGCGCTGTACAGCATCCTGAGCGCCGCGCAGCGAGCGACCTTCGATGAGCACCTCGAGCTGGACTTCGCCTTCACCCTCTCGGCGAACGCCCGCTTCCGCGTGAACTTCTACCAGCAGCGCGGTGCGCTCGGTGGCGCCTTCCGCATCATCCCCACCGAGATCAAGCAGCTCTCACAGCTGGGGGTGCCGGACCAGATCGGCGAGTTCTCGAAGCTGCCGCGCGGGCTTGTGCTCGTGACGGGACCGACCGGCTCGGGGAAGTCGACGACGCTCGCGGCCCTCGTCGACCTCGTGAACCAGACCCGCGCCGACCACATCGTGACGGTCGAGGATCCGATCGAGTTCCTGCACACCAACAAGAAGGCGCTCGTCAACCAGCGCGAGGTGGGGGCCGACACCCACAGCTTCGGCGCCGCCCTCAAGCACGTGCTGCGGCAGGACCCCGACGTGATCCTCATCGGCGAGCTCCGCGACCTCGAGACGATCTCCGTTGCGCTCACCGCAGCCGAGACCGGCCACCTGGTCTTCGCGACCCTGCACACGCAGAACGCGGGCGCGACCATCGACCGCGTGATCGACGTGTTCCCGCCGCACCAGCAGGACCAGATCCGCATCCAGCTCGCGGCCACCCTGCAGGGGGTCGTGTGTCAGACCCTCGTGAAGCGGGCCTCCGGCTCGGGTCGCGCGGTGGCTACCGAGATCATGATCACGACGCCGGCCATCGCCAACCTCATCCGCGAGGGCAAGACCCACCAGGTGCGCTCGGCGCTGCAGGCGGGACGCCAGTTCGGCATGCAGACGATGGATCAGCACCTCGCCGAGCTCGTGAACTCGGGCGTCGTCTCGTATGGGGCGGCCGCCGAGAAGGCGCAGGACATGGAGGACTTCAAGCGCCTCGTGCACCGGAGCGATGCGGTGGCCCAGCTATGA
- a CDS encoding type II secretion system F family protein, giving the protein MTMLNYAYKGRDGGGKIVKGKLDAPSEAAAVARLKTMGVMPTELAQSAAGTGLQMEINIGFLEKKVGLKDLAVMSRQMATMVSSGLSLLRTLTILADQTENKKLGTTLDAVRVQVETGASLSAAFGKFPQVFPPLMVHLIRAGETGGFLDRSLESVASTFEKEVKLTQTIKSALTYPIVVLCMAVVATIAMLVFIVPVFETMFAGLNAELPVPTQILVTLSKNMIWIVPLLIVIGIVFALWWRSHKHDEKVRQKVDSLKLKLPVFGLLFKKVAVARFARNFSTMTKSGVPILQALSIVGETSGSWVIANAMQRVQDSVRSGRSVSAPLAEEPVFPQMVVQMIAVGEDAGALDTMLGKVADFYDEEVQTTTESLTSLIEPLMIAVIGVIVGGMIVALYLPMFSVFSAITNQSN; this is encoded by the coding sequence ATGACGATGCTCAACTACGCCTACAAGGGGCGTGACGGTGGCGGCAAGATCGTCAAGGGCAAGCTCGATGCGCCGAGCGAGGCGGCGGCTGTCGCGCGGCTCAAGACGATGGGTGTCATGCCCACCGAGCTCGCCCAGTCGGCTGCGGGCACCGGTCTCCAGATGGAGATCAACATCGGCTTCCTCGAGAAGAAGGTGGGGCTGAAGGATCTGGCGGTCATGAGCCGCCAGATGGCGACCATGGTCTCCTCGGGCCTGTCGCTGCTGCGGACGCTCACGATCCTCGCCGATCAGACCGAGAACAAGAAGCTCGGCACGACACTGGACGCCGTGCGCGTGCAGGTGGAGACGGGCGCCTCGCTGTCGGCGGCGTTCGGCAAGTTCCCGCAGGTGTTCCCGCCTCTCATGGTCCATCTGATCCGGGCCGGTGAGACCGGCGGCTTCCTCGATCGCTCGCTCGAGTCGGTGGCGTCGACCTTCGAGAAGGAGGTCAAGCTCACCCAGACCATCAAGTCGGCGCTCACCTACCCGATCGTGGTGCTCTGCATGGCCGTCGTCGCGACGATCGCGATGCTCGTGTTCATCGTGCCCGTGTTCGAGACGATGTTCGCGGGGCTCAACGCCGAGCTGCCGGTTCCGACCCAGATCCTCGTGACTCTCTCGAAGAACATGATCTGGATCGTGCCGCTGCTCATCGTGATCGGCATCGTCTTCGCGCTCTGGTGGCGAAGTCACAAGCACGACGAGAAGGTGCGGCAGAAGGTCGACAGCCTGAAGCTCAAACTGCCGGTCTTCGGCCTGCTGTTCAAGAAGGTCGCGGTGGCGCGCTTCGCCCGCAACTTCTCCACGATGACGAAGTCGGGTGTGCCGATTCTGCAGGCGCTCTCGATCGTGGGCGAGACCTCGGGCAGCTGGGTGATCGCGAATGCGATGCAGCGCGTGCAGGACTCGGTGCGCTCGGGCAGGTCGGTCTCGGCGCCGCTTGCGGAGGAGCCGGTGTTTCCGCAGATGGTCGTGCAGATGATCGCGGTCGGCGAGGATGCCGGCGCCCTCGACACCATGCTCGGCAAGGTGGCGGACTTCTACGACGAGGAGGTGCAGACGACGACCGAGTCGCTCACCTCGCTCATCGAGCCGCTCATGATCGCCGTTATCGGCGTGATCGTCGGCGGCATGATCGTGGCGCTCTACCTGCCGATGTTCTCCGTCTTCAGCGCCATCACCAACCAGTCCAACTGA
- a CDS encoding type II secretion system protein encodes MISAIHRTLIAKRDALKANEEKGFTLIELLVVVLIIGILAAIAVPVYLGIQDSARESAVKSDLAAVKTAIVAYIVQNDEVPDIDDLAVKIDDGNYSVTPAFALAPASATAPWRVSATASNGKFYAVTDADAPYEATDAAGATKK; translated from the coding sequence TTGATTTCTGCAATCCACCGCACGCTCATCGCGAAGCGTGACGCGCTCAAGGCGAACGAGGAGAAGGGCTTCACGCTCATCGAGCTCCTCGTCGTCGTGCTCATCATCGGCATCCTCGCCGCGATCGCCGTGCCGGTCTACCTCGGCATCCAGGACAGCGCTCGCGAGAGCGCCGTGAAGTCGGACCTCGCGGCCGTCAAGACCGCCATCGTCGCCTACATCGTGCAGAACGACGAGGTGCCGGACATCGACGACCTCGCCGTGAAGATCGATGACGGCAACTACTCGGTGACCCCGGCGTTCGCTCTCGCCCCGGCTTCCGCGACCGCGCCGTGGCGCGTGTCGGCCACCGCATCGAACGGCAAGTTCTACGCGGTCACCGACGCCGACGCGCCGTACGAGGCGACCGACGCTGCCGGCGCGACCAAGAAGTAA
- a CDS encoding type IV pilus modification PilV family protein, translating to MDAIRRRLAALNDEGMGLIEVMVAMFLLAIIALSLLPLLITGLKQAVENTTIAAATQLANDRIRVAQAASPDCADVTAAVNGTFETTDKRGVPLQAVTTVVGVCPAPGSADTLNVTTVVTRTDTNARLASATTLVLVTQAVTP from the coding sequence ATGGACGCGATTCGGCGCAGGCTCGCCGCACTCAATGACGAGGGCATGGGCCTCATCGAGGTCATGGTTGCCATGTTCCTGCTCGCGATCATCGCCCTCTCGCTCCTTCCCCTCCTCATCACCGGCCTCAAGCAGGCTGTCGAGAACACCACCATCGCCGCCGCCACGCAGCTCGCGAACGACCGCATCCGGGTGGCGCAGGCCGCGAGTCCGGATTGTGCCGATGTGACCGCTGCTGTCAACGGCACCTTCGAGACCACCGACAAGCGCGGCGTGCCGCTGCAGGCCGTCACGACGGTCGTCGGCGTCTGCCCGGCACCCGGAAGCGCTGACACGCTGAACGTCACCACGGTCGTCACTCGCACCGACACCAACGCGCGGCTCGCCTCGGCGACCACCCTCGTGCTCGTCACCCAGGCGGTGACGCCATGA
- a CDS encoding PulJ/GspJ family protein, giving the protein MTTSRAMTLREDRGVTMAEMLVVMLITTMILLAVGSMYIGTLRVEQTVVALSGSTNGAQLVARSIDDGVRNGVELRPIATGTDGGQLLVVCTAGAQAAISYKWQAWYYSPTGDGELRTKSFTTGLPPVVPDAAALETWTLLLTNIEPRGAANTVFTLDASDDTKVTTQFSTFGDDTDSATIDFATHLAPHPTYAPGSEPCS; this is encoded by the coding sequence ATGACGACATCGCGTGCGATGACGCTCCGTGAGGATCGCGGCGTCACGATGGCCGAGATGCTCGTGGTCATGCTCATCACGACGATGATCCTGCTCGCGGTCGGCAGCATGTACATCGGCACCCTCCGCGTCGAGCAGACGGTCGTCGCGCTCTCCGGCTCCACCAACGGCGCGCAGCTCGTGGCCCGCTCGATCGACGACGGGGTGCGCAATGGCGTCGAACTGCGTCCGATCGCCACGGGCACGGATGGCGGGCAACTCCTCGTGGTCTGCACCGCGGGTGCGCAGGCCGCCATCAGCTACAAGTGGCAGGCCTGGTACTACTCGCCCACCGGCGACGGCGAACTGCGCACCAAGAGCTTCACCACCGGGCTCCCGCCCGTCGTCCCGGACGCCGCCGCGCTCGAGACCTGGACCCTCCTGCTCACCAACATCGAACCCCGCGGCGCCGCGAACACGGTCTTTACTCTGGACGCGAGCGACGACACGAAGGTCACCACCCAGTTCTCGACCTTCGGCGACGACACCGACTCGGCCACGATCGACTTCGCCACCCACCTCGCACCCCACCCCACCTATGCACCTGGATCGGAGCCCTGCTCATGA
- a CDS encoding prepilin peptidase, giving the protein MAATLVLGAFGSIIGSFLNVVIYRVPRGRSLVSPASACGACGHAIRWYDNIPLISWLALRGRCRDCSARISVRYPLIELATAVAFAVVAVRFVPEVFAAGGAAAIVASGLVLAAFLYLAAISISLAAIDLETLRLPNAIVLPAYLVGGVLLVAAAVLTSAWAQLATAGLGLLIMGGVYAIPALIRPNAIGGGDVKLAGVLGLFLGWLGWSALGVGIVAGFILGGLFGVALIVAGKGRSARVAFGPWMLAGAWIGVFAGEALLAGYLGLFGLTA; this is encoded by the coding sequence ATGGCGGCGACCCTCGTCCTCGGCGCGTTCGGATCGATCATCGGATCGTTCCTGAACGTCGTCATCTACCGCGTGCCGCGCGGGCGCTCCCTCGTGAGCCCCGCGAGCGCGTGCGGGGCGTGCGGTCATGCGATCCGCTGGTACGACAACATCCCGCTGATCTCCTGGCTCGCGTTGCGCGGGCGCTGCCGCGACTGCTCGGCCAGGATCTCGGTGCGGTACCCGCTCATCGAGCTGGCGACCGCGGTCGCCTTCGCGGTCGTCGCGGTGCGCTTCGTGCCGGAGGTGTTCGCCGCGGGCGGTGCGGCCGCGATCGTCGCCTCCGGGCTCGTGCTTGCCGCGTTCCTCTACCTGGCGGCGATCAGCATCAGCCTTGCGGCCATCGACCTCGAGACGCTCCGTCTGCCGAACGCCATCGTGCTGCCCGCGTACCTCGTGGGCGGAGTACTGCTGGTCGCCGCCGCCGTGCTCACCAGCGCCTGGGCGCAGCTCGCGACCGCCGGACTCGGCCTGCTCATCATGGGCGGCGTCTACGCGATTCCCGCGCTCATCCGCCCGAACGCGATCGGGGGCGGTGACGTCAAGCTCGCGGGCGTGCTCGGCCTGTTCCTCGGCTGGCTCGGTTGGTCGGCGCTCGGCGTCGGCATCGTCGCGGGGTTCATTCTCGGCGGCCTCTTCGGGGTCGCCCTCATCGTCGCCGGCAAGGGCCGGTCAGCGCGCGTGGCCTTCGGGCCGTGGATGCTGGCCGGCGCCTGGATCGGCGTCTTCGCGGGCGAGGCATTGCTCGCGGGGTACTTGGGGCTCTTCGGCCTCACCGCATAG
- the pilM gene encoding type IV pilus assembly protein PilM, producing MVGVDIGANSIRGVEVQASTSAKPTIVRMGEVPLPETAVRKGEVVEVGTVATALKRLWTTAGFKSKDVVLGMGGQRVFARDFAVPLAPMALIRESLPFQAQDMLPVPINDVILDFYPISTEEGENGPQVSGLLVAGVKEAINANVQAVVSAGLRPVHVDLIPFALCRALAPRRSARGREAIVAIGAATTNVVVVVDGVPKFVRIIPNGGDDITRTMVSRLGWNPDQAEHAKRAIGLGMNSVSPDERPIIEIIYEVAGELLGNIRNTLSYYANARPSEPIERVLFTGRGALLGGLANALADVTRLPVGIADPLNSYALPRPKDAPGYTHEQLNGYTTAFGLALGRHA from the coding sequence GTGGTCGGCGTCGATATCGGCGCCAACTCGATCCGCGGGGTGGAGGTGCAAGCCTCGACCTCGGCCAAGCCGACGATCGTGCGGATGGGCGAAGTCCCGCTGCCCGAGACGGCCGTTCGCAAGGGAGAAGTCGTCGAGGTGGGCACGGTCGCCACCGCGCTGAAGCGGCTGTGGACGACGGCGGGCTTCAAGTCCAAGGACGTCGTGCTCGGCATGGGCGGCCAGCGGGTCTTCGCCCGTGACTTCGCGGTGCCGCTCGCGCCCATGGCGCTCATCCGCGAATCGTTGCCGTTCCAGGCGCAGGACATGCTGCCCGTGCCGATCAACGATGTGATCCTCGACTTCTACCCGATCTCCACGGAGGAGGGCGAGAACGGCCCTCAGGTCTCCGGGCTCCTGGTCGCCGGGGTCAAGGAGGCGATCAACGCCAACGTGCAGGCCGTCGTCTCCGCCGGACTGCGCCCCGTGCATGTCGACCTCATCCCCTTCGCGCTGTGCCGGGCCCTCGCGCCGCGGCGGAGCGCGCGTGGGCGTGAGGCGATCGTCGCCATCGGCGCCGCGACCACCAACGTGGTGGTCGTGGTCGACGGGGTGCCGAAGTTCGTGCGCATCATTCCGAACGGCGGCGATGACATCACTCGCACCATGGTGAGCCGCCTCGGGTGGAATCCCGACCAGGCCGAGCACGCGAAGCGCGCGATCGGACTCGGCATGAACTCGGTCTCGCCCGATGAGCGCCCGATCATCGAGATCATCTACGAGGTCGCGGGCGAGCTGCTCGGCAACATCCGCAACACGCTCAGCTACTACGCCAACGCGCGACCCAGCGAGCCCATCGAGCGGGTGCTGTTCACAGGGCGGGGCGCGCTGCTGGGCGGGCTCGCGAACGCCCTCGCCGACGTGACCCGCCTCCCGGTGGGCATCGCCGACCCGCTGAACTCCTACGCCCTGCCGCGTCCCAAGGATGCACCGGGCTACACGCACGAGCAGCTCAACGGCTACACGACCGCGTTCGGTCTGGCTCTGGGGAGGCACGCATGA